A single Thiohalobacter thiocyanaticus DNA region contains:
- a CDS encoding CBS domain-containing protein: protein MQARYPSLELKRLSGPVSFFTPSQALPAEVSLESPAIFCMTDLRVVPALTIEPQVSIDWALGRMIDAGVRLLLVINPDWQILGLITSHDIQGEKPLRLEHELSLKYAEIRVRDVMTPVELLDVIPIQDVLQANVGHVVSTLRMTGRHHALVTDTLPEGREAIRGIFSATTISRQLGWEIQPTHQASSFAELELALNH, encoded by the coding sequence ATGCAGGCACGTTACCCGTCCCTCGAACTCAAACGGCTGAGCGGTCCCGTCTCCTTCTTCACCCCGAGCCAGGCGCTCCCGGCAGAGGTCAGCCTGGAAAGCCCCGCCATCTTCTGCATGACCGATCTGCGGGTGGTCCCGGCCCTGACCATCGAGCCCCAGGTCTCGATCGATTGGGCGCTGGGGCGGATGATCGATGCGGGGGTGAGACTGCTGCTGGTGATCAATCCGGACTGGCAGATCCTGGGCCTGATCACCTCCCACGACATCCAGGGCGAGAAGCCGCTGCGGCTGGAGCACGAACTCAGCCTCAAATATGCGGAGATCCGGGTGCGGGATGTGATGACCCCGGTGGAGTTGCTGGACGTCATACCGATCCAGGATGTCCTGCAGGCCAATGTGGGTCATGTAGTGAGCACCCTGCGCATGACCGGCCGCCATCATGCCCTGGTTACGGATACCCTGCCGGAAGGACGGGAAGCGATCCGGGGTATCTTCTCGGCGACCACCATCAGCCGCCAACTCGGCTGGGAGATCCAGCCGACCCACCAAGCCAGCAGTTTCGCCGAACTGGAGTTGGCGTTGAATCACTGA